The window GGAAATCATTTCAGATTAGATTGGGCGCCTAATCTCTTTATAGGGAGTCTGCCGCGTCAGCGTAGCTACGACCACACGCGGATCTCTCCGTCCTCGGCGCGGTCAGTACCTCCTCGCTGCTGGGGGCTGGACGGGTGTTCCTCCAGCGTTTAGTTTGGGATTGAAACGACCTCATCTGCACATCATGGAGCTAGCTGTCCACTGTAAGTAAACTGGCTGGTTGCCATGGCGCAGGCAGGGTTTCTTGCagtgtagggagagagagagagagagagagagagagagagagagagagagacagagagagagagagagagagtatgtgtgtgtgtgtgtgtgtgtgtgaaagttgtTCTATTTGTAGTTGTGTAAAACGATCTACTGGCAAATGCTTTTCCAgaacagtgtgcgtgtgtgtgtggaggtgtgtgtgaggggtatgtgtgtgtgcgcctcgtGACGAGGCCTCGTCGCATCCAGACGCTTCGCCCTCTGAGGATCGGAAGACAGTCCTCAGCACAGACCATAACATCCCTTTCAACGCAGCAGCGCACAGAGACAGCATGTCCAAATGTCCCCATGACAACACCCACACTCCGACTGGAAGCGCACATCCCATCAGGCGCAGGCAGAGCATAGGCGCTTAGCAACAGGTTTGTCCCTGTCACCATGGGGTGTCTAATCAATTGGAATAGTTATGTAAccagtgggtgtgtttgtgttccttctCTGCAGCCCAAATCGAAGTTATACCGTGCAAGATCTGCGGAGACAAGTCGTCAGGAATCCACTATGGAGTAATTACATGTGAAGGATGCAAGGTGCGTCtcccctgtgtgtctctctctctacctctctacctctctctctctctacctctctacctctctctctctctctctctctctctctctctctctctatctctctctctctctctctctctctctctatctatctctctctctctctctctctctctctctctctctctctctctctctctctctctccctctccctcctccccccccccccctctctctctctctctctctctccctctccctcccccccctctctctctctctctccctctctctctctctctctctctctgtctatcagcACACCTCCCACTTGCTCCAAATTACGGAAGCCTTCTTTATGATTTAAGTTACTATCCATCTGTTATATGCATCACATTCCCATATTAGGATTTGTGATCAAATCtgattgattgtgtgtgtgtgtgtgtgtgcagggcttcTTCAGACGGAGTCAACAGAACAACGCCGCTTACTCCTGTCCACGCCAGCGGAACTGCCTTATCGACAGGACCAACCGTAACCGCTGCCAGCACTGTCGTCTGCAGAAGTGTCTCGCCCTGGGGATGTCCAGAGATGgtaggcgcgcacacacacacacacacacacacacacacacagacaatataCAAGCCACAATCCTGTTTTCAACCGTGGTGGATGCCCTCTATGTGTTGAGATGTGATACCAAATATGCGTGAATCACCATAGAGACCGCAGCGGACCACATCCAGTCTGACCTGGGCACTtttctgctccctccctctgttcgtCTCACCTTTCcgttccccctcccttctctcccccaccccccacacaccttcctcttcccccccccccccctccccccccccctagcggTGAAGTTCGGCCGCATGTCCAAGAAGCAGCGGGACAGCCTGTACGCCGAGGTACAGAAGCACCAGCAGCGCATCCAGgagcagcggcagcagcaggCGGGCGAGGCCGAGGCCCTGGCCCGCGTCtactcctccagcctcaccaaCGGCCTCAGCACGCTCAACCACGACATCGGCGCCACCTACGCCAACGGCCACGTCATCGAGCTGCCCAAGGGCCCcccggggggggccgggggcgggggcggggggcacCCGGGGGGCGGGTACTACCACGGTCTGgactccacccagccctccccgGACCAGTCGGGGCTGGACATGGCGGGGATGAAGCACATTAAGCAGGAGCCCGTGTACGATCTCACCCCCGTGCCCAACCTGTTCAGCTACGGAGCCTACCAGGACGGCCAGCTGGGGGCCAGCGTCGGCATGGGGGAGCTGGGTAAGACACGACACCTCCTGGGTTCCGACACGACACCTCCACGGTTTAGAGGGGTGCTGGTCTGtggagccctctgtgacattgcttgacAACATTTGCCGTTCAATTCGAGTTGGATTCGGCCCTTCGGGGGTTCACGTTACCTTCGATGAATCCTGTATGTGCATCGATAGATATAGCTGATTTTATATTTCATATATTCCAGAAGGCGTCTTCACGGTCATGACAGTGTGTGAAATAGCGAAAGGCAGGAACAGACTGGCTGCACAGGAAGTAGTCatgcgggcgggggggggaaggggggggagtcGTCATGAGGAAGTGAGTCAGCGAGATTATCTGAGACGGCTGTAGGAGATCAGACAGGCTTATAGACACAGAGCGCTGACTGGGCGCCACTGTGCGTCTCCACCCATGCTCTGTACCAAGGCTGTCGCACCGTGCTAGCATTAGCTAGCATTAGCTTCCCTCACCCAACATACGTTGCTGTACTTTAGACCCCCAAGGTTGAAATCTTACGAGGGTGGTCTTGAATCGGCCATTGTGTCCGTGACGTTTGTGGCTTGTTTGGAGTGTGTGACCATGGCGTGTGTTTGTGGCATGTGCCCTTTAAGGAAGTATAGATTTAAGGAAGTATTGATTTAAGGAAATACTGATTTAAGGAAGTATTGATTGAACACGGTTGTGATTAATAAACCATTGACGATGTCACGTACCGGACATGGGgaagatttgaacctgtgacatTTCGATCTGCAGTggaatgctctaaccactgagctgcacccatccccatgctctaaccactgagctgcacCCATCCattgctctaaccactgagctacacccatcccgcGTGTTCACGGTCCGCCTCTCCCCAGATCGCATCGCCCAGAACATCATCAAGTCCCACCTGGAGACCTGCCAGTACACTGCAGAGGAGCTGCAACAGCTGGCCTGGCAAACACACTCCTACGAGGACGTCAAGATGTACCAGAGCaaggtgggtgtgggggtgtggtgtgtgtgtgggggtgtgggtgtgtgtagggggggggggggcgtgtgtgtgtgggtgtggatgggtgtgtgtctcCTTCTCTCGTCTTTCAAACGTCTCTCTGCCCCGCGTCTCCTCGCTCTTTTCTTTTggcgttctttctctctctctcggaagAGCTTGGCGtcccgtgtctgtgtgtgtctgtgtgtgtgtctgtgtctgtgtgtgtgtgtgtttctgtgtctgagtgtgtaagtgtgtccaTGTGCGAGTGCCGGTAGCTGCGTTTTTATTTGCG of the Hypomesus transpacificus isolate Combined female unplaced genomic scaffold, fHypTra1 scaffold_31, whole genome shotgun sequence genome contains:
- the rorb gene encoding nuclear receptor ROR-beta, which encodes MELAVHSQIEVIPCKICGDKSSGIHYGVITCEGCKGFFRRSQQNNAAYSCPRQRNCLIDRTNRNRCQHCRLQKCLALGMSRDAVKFGRMSKKQRDSLYAEVQKHQQRIQEQRQQQAGEAEALARVYSSSLTNGLSTLNHDIGATYANGHVIELPKGPPGGAGGGGGGHPGGGYYHGLDSTQPSPDQSGLDMAGMKHIKQEPVYDLTPVPNLFSYGAYQDGQLGASVGMGELDRIAQNIIKSHLETCQYTAEELQQLAWQTHSYEDVKMYQSKTRDVLWQQCAIQITHAIQYVVEFAKRISGFMELCQNDQILLLKSGCLEVVLVRMCRAFNPLNNTVLFEGKYGGMQMFKALGCDDLVSAVFDFAKSLCSLQLTEEEIALFSAAVLISTDRPWLMEPRKVQKLQEKIYFALQHIMQKNHMDEDALAKLIGRIPTLSALCTLHTEELQAFQQLHPETVNVLFPPLYKELFNPDANMAAITLPK